The DNA segment TGCCTGTGCTCAGAGGCGCGGCGCCTCGGTCTTCTCGCGGTATTCGCACAGCGGCTCGATCGCGCAATGCCAGCACTCGGGCTTGCGTGCCTTGCAGACATAGCGCCCATGCAGGATCAGCCAGTGGTGCGCATCGTGCATGAACTCCGGCGGCACGGTCTTGAGCAGCTTCTGCTCCACCACTTGCACGTTCTTGCCGGGCGCCAGGCCGGTGCGGTTGGCTACCCGGAAGATATGCGTGTCGACGGCAATGGTGGCCTCGCCGAACGCCGTATTCAGTACCACGTTGGCCGTCTTGCGGCCCACGCCCGGCAGAGCTTCCAGCGCGGCCCGGTCGCGCGGCACCTGGCCGCCGTGCTGCTCGACCAGGATGCGGCAGGTTGCTATGACATGCTTGGCCTTGGTCTTGTACAGGCCGATGGTCTTGATGTACTCAATCAGCCCGTCCTCGCCCAGCGCCAGCATCTGCTCCGGGCTGTGCGCCACGGGGTAGAGCTTGCGCGTGGCCTTGTTCACGCCCACGTCAGTGGCCTGCGCGGACAGCAGTACAGCAATCAGCAGCTCGAACGGCGAGCTGTATTCCAGCTCGGTGACTGGGGTCGGGTTGACTTCGCGCAGTGTCTCGAACAAGGCGCGGCACTTGGCAGCGTTCATTAGTCCTTGAGGGCTGGGTTGGAGCCGGGCACGGCATCCGGATCGGCCTGGCCAGGTGTGGCGATAAGGCCGGCCTTGGCGCGGCGGGCCTCGGCGGCGTCGATCTGCGCCTGCACGGCAGGGGAGACGTTCTCGGTATTGCGCGGCTGCACCGCTTGTTGCTTCAGGCGCGCCCGCTCGATGGCGGCCTGGATGATGGCCTGCTTGCGTGCCCGCGCCGCCTGTTCCTCTTCGCTTTGCGGGGCTTCGGCTTGCAGCGCCTGCAGTTTGGCGGCGGCCTTGGCCGCCAGGCGCGCATCGTTCTCCTCGCGCTCGCGCACGAGCCGCGAGCGGCGGGCGAGGTAGCGCGCGTGGGCCTCGTCCGCTTGCGCCTGCGACCAGGCGGCCCAGCCGGTGCGCTGCGCGGTGACGGGAACCATGGCAATGCAGTCGACGGGGCAGGGGGCCACGCAGAGGTCGCAACCGGTGCACCAGTCCACCAGCACGGTATGCATCTGCTTGGGCGCGCCAACGATGGCGTCGACCGGGCAAGCCTGGATGCACAGCGTGCAGCCGATGCACAGCGCTTCGTCGATCACTGCCACCGCGCGGGCCTGCTCCACGCCCCGCTCCGGGTCCAGCGGCTGCGGCGGCGTGCCGAGCAGCGCCGACAGGCGGCGGATGCCCTCTTCCCCGCCCGGCGGGCAGCGATTGCCGGCTGCTTCGCCCGCTGCCATGGCTTCGGCGTAGGGACGGCAGCCGTCGAAGCCGCACTTGGTGCATTGGGTCTGCGGCAGCAGGGCTTCGAGGCGATCGGCGAGGGTCTGGGAAATGGCGGTCACGACTGCTTTTGGGGTTTGCGGGTACGGCGTGGATGCCGTTCTCTTTTTTCCTGGCTGGAACGGGCACGCGGCAGGGATTATCCCCGATTTCGCCGCAGTGCAGAAACGCGCGATGATGCGCCCTTTGCCGGGCCACTGCGCGCAGGTTGCCCTGTGCCATAATCCGCGCAACGATTCACCAGCCGTCGCATGCGAAACGAAACCAGAACCAAGCGGGACCCCGAGGGAACACGCCGCCGCATCCTCGATGCGGCCACCGAAGAATTTGCCAAGGGCGGCCTGGCAGGGGCACGCGTCGACCAGATCGCGCGCCGCGCCGAGACCAACGAGCGCATGCTGTATTACTACTATGGCAGCAAGGAGGGCCTGTTCCTGGCCGTCCTTGAAAAACAATATGCGGAGTTTCGCGCCGCCGAGGAGCAGTTGCACATCGTCGAGGAGGATCCCGTTGCGGCGGTCCGCACGCTGGCTCGCTTTGTCTGGGACTGGTACTACCGCAATCCCGAGTTCATCCGCCTGGTCAACAGCGAGAACCTGCACGAGGCGCGCCACCTGAAGAAGTCCACCCAGCTGCACCAGTTGATCAACCCGGTGGTTAACGTGCTCGCGGATATCGTCAAGCGGGGCCAGCGGCAGGGGGTGTTCCGCGACAACGTCGATGTCTCGCAGCTATACCTGACGATCTCCGCGCTTGGCTACTACGTGCTGTCCAACCGTTACACCATCAGCGCGGTGATCGGGCGCGACGTGGCGGCGCAGGATGAGCACGAGCGCTTTGCCGAGTTGCACACCGATATGCTGCTGGCCTACCTGGAGCGCCGCTGAGGCAGCTTGCAGCCCCATAAAAAACGCCCGCAGCTTGCGGGCGTTTTTTATTATGGGGCTGCAGCTTAAGCGCCGTGACTCAACGATGCTTGAGCACGAAATCGCGCAGTTCCGGGTAAATCTCCTGGCGCCAGCGGCGGCCGGAGAAGATCCCGTAGTGGCCGCACTTGGCCGCGGTGATGTGTTGCTTGCGCGCTTTGGGGATGCCCGCGCAGAGCTCATGCGCGGCGGCGGTCTGGCCGGCGCCCGAGATGTCGTCCAGTTCGCCCTCGATCGTCAGTAGCGCGGTGCCCTTGATGTCCTGCGGGCGCACCGGCTGGCCATCGATCTCCCAGGTGCCGTTGGCAAGGCGGAATTCCTGGAACACTTCGCGGATGGTGTCGAGGTAGTACTCGGCGTCCATGTCGAGCACGGCGTTGTACTCGTCGTAGAAGCGCACGTGGGCTTCCGCGTCGTCGGCATCGCCCTCGACCAGGTTCAGGTAGTAATCGTAGTGCGAGGACAGGTGGCGGTCGGGGTTCATCGCCACGAAGCCGGCGTGCTGCAGGAAGCCCGGATACACCTTGCGGCCATGGCCCGGGTAGTTCGCCGGCACCGTATAGATCACATTGTTCTCGAACCACTCGAACGACTTGTTGGTCGCGAGCGAATTCACGGCCGTCGGGCTGCGCCGTGCGTCGATCGGCCCGCCCATCATGGTCATGGTCTTTGGCGTCTTCTCGCCGGCGGATGCCAGCAGGGAGATGGCCGCGAGCACCGGGACCGTAGGCTGGCACACGGAGATCACATGGAGGTTCTCAGCGCCGATATGGCGGATGAAGTCCTGGATGTAATGGATGTAGTCCGCCAGGCGGAAACGGCCGTCCTCGATCGGGACCATGCGGGCATCGATCCAGTCGGTCACATAGACCTTGTGGTCCTGCAGCAAGGTCTTCACGGTGTCGCGCAGCAGCGTGGCGTGGTGGCCCGACAGGGGGGCGCACACCAGCACCACCGGCTCGTCCTTGAGCAGCTTGATGGTCTCCGGATCGTCGGCATAGCGCTTGAAGCGCACCAGCTTGCAGAAGGGCTTTTCGATGATCGTCTGTTCGACGATCGGGATGTTCCGGCCGTTGGAGCGTACCGATTTGATATCGAATTCGGGTTTTTCGTATTCCTTGCCGAGTCGGTACAGCAACTCGTAGCCGGCAGCCAGTCGCGTGGCGCCGGGCACCAGGGACATCGGGCTCAGGGGATTGGTAAAGGTCTTGGCCGTAGCCTGCGCCCATGCGGTAAGCGGGTGCAGCATCGAGCGCTGGAATTCATGCAGCTGGTAAAGCATGACGTGGTCCCTATCAGGCTGGGGGCGAAGCTGGAATTCAACGCCTGGACAATACAAATACAACAAACACAGTTGCTAATGTGTTACCGATTATGCGCGTAATCGAACGATCGTGCGATGCAGCATATACCCTAAGGTACGCTCACATCGGAAAAAGACAATAGGACAAACACTGTACTTCTCGATGACAAATGCAAAAGAACGTGAAAAATTGTCGTGAGATACGACAAAGGCGACCGAAGTCGCCTTTTTGTGCACTTTTGCGCGTATTGCGTTACAGCACGGCGGCGATGGCGTTGACCACCGCGTCAATGTTGCGGCTGTTCAGCGCGGCCACGCAGATGCGGCC comes from the Cupriavidus basilensis genome and includes:
- the nth gene encoding endonuclease III, with amino-acid sequence MNAAKCRALFETLREVNPTPVTELEYSSPFELLIAVLLSAQATDVGVNKATRKLYPVAHSPEQMLALGEDGLIEYIKTIGLYKTKAKHVIATCRILVEQHGGQVPRDRAALEALPGVGRKTANVVLNTAFGEATIAVDTHIFRVANRTGLAPGKNVQVVEQKLLKTVPPEFMHDAHHWLILHGRYVCKARKPECWHCAIEPLCEYREKTEAPRL
- the rsxB gene encoding electron transport complex subunit RsxB, giving the protein MTAISQTLADRLEALLPQTQCTKCGFDGCRPYAEAMAAGEAAGNRCPPGGEEGIRRLSALLGTPPQPLDPERGVEQARAVAVIDEALCIGCTLCIQACPVDAIVGAPKQMHTVLVDWCTGCDLCVAPCPVDCIAMVPVTAQRTGWAAWSQAQADEAHARYLARRSRLVREREENDARLAAKAAAKLQALQAEAPQSEEEQAARARKQAIIQAAIERARLKQQAVQPRNTENVSPAVQAQIDAAEARRAKAGLIATPGQADPDAVPGSNPALKD
- a CDS encoding TetR/AcrR family transcriptional regulator, translating into MRNETRTKRDPEGTRRRILDAATEEFAKGGLAGARVDQIARRAETNERMLYYYYGSKEGLFLAVLEKQYAEFRAAEEQLHIVEEDPVAAVRTLARFVWDWYYRNPEFIRLVNSENLHEARHLKKSTQLHQLINPVVNVLADIVKRGQRQGVFRDNVDVSQLYLTISALGYYVLSNRYTISAVIGRDVAAQDEHERFAELHTDMLLAYLERR
- a CDS encoding polyhydroxyalkanoate depolymerase, encoding MLYQLHEFQRSMLHPLTAWAQATAKTFTNPLSPMSLVPGATRLAAGYELLYRLGKEYEKPEFDIKSVRSNGRNIPIVEQTIIEKPFCKLVRFKRYADDPETIKLLKDEPVVLVCAPLSGHHATLLRDTVKTLLQDHKVYVTDWIDARMVPIEDGRFRLADYIHYIQDFIRHIGAENLHVISVCQPTVPVLAAISLLASAGEKTPKTMTMMGGPIDARRSPTAVNSLATNKSFEWFENNVIYTVPANYPGHGRKVYPGFLQHAGFVAMNPDRHLSSHYDYYLNLVEGDADDAEAHVRFYDEYNAVLDMDAEYYLDTIREVFQEFRLANGTWEIDGQPVRPQDIKGTALLTIEGELDDISGAGQTAAAHELCAGIPKARKQHITAAKCGHYGIFSGRRWRQEIYPELRDFVLKHR